The DNA window TATTATTTCGCAAAAGGATCGTTGCGATTACGAGCGCCGGAATGAGATAATAGTGAGAACCCCCATGCGAGCCACCATTCGTAACCCAATTTACAGAAAGAAAACTTACAATCGTTAAGTTAAGAGGCCAGTATAAAACATAATAAATGTTTTTTACGCGAGCTAGATAATATAGAATTAGAAATAGAATGCCAGTTCCAAAATTTAAAACAAATAAAATTAAGAAATTAGGCAAATAAAAAGTTCCAAAAGAGCCGATTATGTTTAGAATTCCATTTGCAAGGGTAATGGAATTGAAAAGTCTATGTTCTAGAGAATTTATTTTGAAGTCTCCAATCAGTAGAACTAAGAGAGAAATTAATTTTTCTTTCATAACGAATTCATTTTCTCTATAAATACTTAACTACAAGTATTTTTCATAGGGTTTCACAAAAAAGAGCGGAAAACTTTTTTATAACTGGTAATCCTTTCAGGGTAATTGTAAATTAGATAACTAAAGGTAGGTTATGAAAGATAAAATTACAATTATTCTTCGCATTTTGACAGCGCTTATATTTCTTCAGACTTTGTATTTCAAATTTTCGGCAAGCCCTGAATCAGTTTATATTTTTTCTAAATTAGGCTTGGAACCGTATGGTAGAATTGCTTCTGGAATAGCGGAATTAGTCACTGCTGTCTTACTCTTATTACCCGCTACTTTTATACTTGGCGCTTTCATTTCTATTCTGATTATTTCGGGTGCAATTCTGAGTCATTTGACTTTACTTGGGATTGTAGTAATGGACGATGGTGGGTTGCTGTTTATTTTAGCGATTTCCATTTTTATTTTTTCTATTTTAATTTTATTCTTAAAGAAAGAAGGCGTAGTCCAAGTATTAAACCAGTTGGGTTTAAAAAAAGGAGTTTAATAGTCTATGTTAAATCAAAAAATACTTTCATTCTTAAGTTTCATAATGTTTTTTTTAATGCTGATTGCCAATTGTGCGAAAACAATAGAAAGTGAACCAACGAAAAAACATAAATTTGAAATTACAAAGACTGATCATGAATGGAGAAAAATTCTTCCATCAGAGGCATACACAGTGTTACGCGAA is part of the Leptospiraceae bacterium genome and encodes:
- a CDS encoding DoxX family protein; the protein is MKDKITIILRILTALIFLQTLYFKFSASPESVYIFSKLGLEPYGRIASGIAELVTAVLLLLPATFILGAFISILIISGAILSHLTLLGIVVMDDGGLLFILAISIFIFSILILFLKKEGVVQVLNQLGLKKGV